The following coding sequences lie in one Myxococcales bacterium genomic window:
- a CDS encoding c-type cytochrome has protein sequence MNYGWALAFACIAAVWMLGCASDEDEIAADPAERLPGGSTTNTLLFGVNAFTRPAENILTDHEPLFFTGNSFFNQSWVEAASSTTARDGLGPLFSARSCSACHFKDGRGRPPLDEGEAFVGLILGIGVTQLDHGLSRIVADPIYGNQLQEFALPSIPAEATPHVRYEAIQGQYPDGEPFELEHPMYEITDPAYGDPSAELVLMPRVAPPVAGMGLLDAIPEERLRALEDPEDKDGDGISGRIRMVEDVTLQQLKPGRYGWKAEKPSIRQQVATAFRNDIGISNPVFDTDDCTASQPQCRQAPAGGEPEIGSDIFDKVVAYNHLLAVPARPFFDDKGVLQGKKLFEELNCGGCHVPSHETGDAEFEELSHQRIFPYTDLLLHDMGIALSDAFAAGVLPPAEAQEWRTPPLWGIGRTHEVNGHTRFMHDGRARSLEEAILWHGGEAKSARDMFKALSREERALLLKFLDSL, from the coding sequence ATGAATTACGGATGGGCATTGGCCTTTGCGTGCATTGCCGCCGTGTGGATGCTCGGGTGTGCGTCCGATGAAGACGAAATTGCGGCCGATCCAGCTGAACGATTGCCTGGCGGCTCGACGACCAACACGCTGCTTTTTGGAGTCAACGCATTTACGCGCCCGGCAGAGAATATTCTAACGGACCATGAGCCCTTGTTTTTTACGGGCAACAGTTTTTTCAACCAGTCCTGGGTCGAGGCCGCCTCGAGCACCACGGCACGGGATGGCTTAGGACCTCTATTTAGCGCACGCTCGTGTTCAGCGTGCCATTTCAAAGATGGCAGGGGACGCCCTCCGCTCGATGAGGGCGAAGCCTTTGTCGGCCTCATTCTGGGCATAGGCGTGACACAGCTGGACCACGGCCTTTCGCGCATCGTTGCAGATCCCATCTATGGGAATCAGTTGCAAGAGTTCGCGTTGCCAAGCATTCCGGCGGAGGCCACGCCGCACGTGCGCTACGAAGCCATTCAAGGGCAGTATCCCGACGGGGAACCATTCGAGCTCGAGCATCCAATGTATGAAATCACAGACCCCGCCTACGGTGATCCTTCTGCCGAGCTTGTGCTGATGCCCCGGGTGGCGCCACCGGTGGCCGGTATGGGGCTATTGGATGCGATTCCAGAGGAGCGACTCCGTGCCCTCGAAGATCCCGAGGACAAGGATGGCGACGGCATCAGTGGCCGCATCCGGATGGTGGAAGATGTCACATTGCAGCAGCTCAAGCCGGGACGGTACGGCTGGAAGGCCGAAAAACCCTCGATTCGGCAACAGGTCGCAACGGCATTTCGCAACGACATCGGCATCAGCAATCCCGTTTTTGACACGGACGATTGCACAGCCTCACAGCCTCAGTGTCGGCAAGCGCCTGCGGGGGGCGAGCCCGAAATCGGTTCCGATATTTTCGACAAGGTGGTCGCGTACAATCATCTCCTGGCCGTCCCTGCGCGCCCATTCTTTGATGACAAAGGCGTATTGCAGGGCAAGAAACTGTTTGAAGAACTCAATTGCGGTGGGTGCCATGTGCCAAGTCACGAAACCGGTGATGCAGAATTCGAAGAGCTATCGCACCAACGCATTTTCCCTTACACCGATCTTTTGCTTCACGACATGGGAATAGCGCTGAGTGATGCGTTCGCAGCCGGTGTGCTACCTCCCGCAGAAGCGCAAGAGTGGCGTACGCCGCCTTTATGGGGCATTGGACGCACCCACGAGGTCAACGGTCATACGCGATTTATGCATGACGGGCGGGCGCGAAGTTTGGAAGAGGCCATCTTATGGCACGGCGGTGAAGCAAAGTCCGCGCGCGACATGTTTAAAGCGCTTTCTAGAGAGGAGCGGGCGCTCCTTCTGAAGTTTTTGGACTCACTGTGA
- a CDS encoding PEGA domain-containing protein, translating into MDERTVRPRHPGRGATLTLLLCGVWAFALPAMAQTAAMLPAQRDVKASGEQHAEAMGFVYEMLVEQGVHVVADEDEVEKRLLEKGLHRECQSATNCGPKIAQLLGVDFVVSAVVWTDQSYSKRPQSVAVGLVTPEGASHNGAAPVHGGNLREAARQATLKALSDRASKQLGWLVVQSEPMGASVELDGKASGKTPYKRRVAVGSHTLKLRLSGYLSPEQTIKVTRKGTAKATVRLSPRGDRGDPSDDADGESGHSSWWWSYGAPITVGAIGLAGLLTLGGVALIATGCDTTYSDGACHNETKLDSTTAWIWGGISGALLLAGGGWLLWNLNNNDTGTQGSSAQLRLTPMGASVQGRF; encoded by the coding sequence ATGGATGAACGTACCGTGAGACCTCGACACCCCGGGCGGGGGGCAACTTTGACACTGCTGCTTTGTGGTGTCTGGGCGTTTGCCCTGCCGGCCATGGCGCAGACGGCAGCCATGCTGCCTGCGCAACGGGATGTGAAAGCCTCAGGAGAACAGCACGCAGAGGCCATGGGTTTCGTGTACGAGATGCTGGTGGAGCAGGGCGTGCACGTGGTGGCGGACGAGGATGAGGTCGAAAAGCGGTTGCTTGAAAAGGGGCTTCATCGGGAATGTCAAAGCGCCACCAACTGTGGTCCGAAAATTGCGCAGCTCTTGGGCGTCGACTTCGTGGTGAGCGCGGTGGTCTGGACGGATCAAAGCTACTCCAAGCGGCCACAGAGCGTGGCGGTGGGACTTGTGACGCCGGAAGGGGCGAGCCACAACGGGGCGGCACCCGTGCACGGCGGCAACTTGAGGGAAGCGGCGCGACAAGCCACGCTCAAGGCGCTGAGCGACAGGGCTTCCAAACAACTGGGATGGCTCGTGGTGCAAAGTGAGCCCATGGGGGCCAGTGTCGAACTTGATGGCAAAGCGTCGGGAAAGACCCCCTACAAACGGCGCGTGGCCGTGGGCTCGCACACCCTCAAGCTCCGGCTCTCAGGCTACCTGAGCCCCGAGCAGACCATCAAAGTCACTCGCAAAGGCACCGCCAAAGCCACGGTGAGGCTGTCTCCGCGTGGGGACCGGGGCGACCCCTCCGATGACGCCGACGGCGAAAGCGGCCATTCGAGCTGGTGGTGGTCTTACGGGGCGCCCATCACCGTGGGCGCGATAGGACTTGCGGGTCTCCTGACCCTCGGCGGCGTGGCGCTGATTGCCACCGGATGCGATACCACCTATTCGGATGGTGCTTGCCACAACGAAACCAAGTTGGATTCCACAACGGCCTGGATTTGGGGGGGCATCAGTGGGGCGTTGTTGCTCGCAGGCGGCGGCTGGCTTCTGTGGAACCTCAACAACAATGACACCGGCACCCAAGGCTCAAGCGCCCAGTTGCGATTGACGCCCATGGGCGCATCCGTGCAAGGGAGGTTCTGA
- a CDS encoding delta-60 repeat domain-containing protein, which produces MLEQRRREGCGSACATVVLALCFSTSGCPGPTDCTNPVHAETCGKDKVELVLTVASPIARMRSGEGASIAVSIERKGEWLRDATVTFSAVDLVNGVSMEPVAIGPEATETTLKLHADGVLPQGVFPFSVLAQPSDHRIPLAEARLEAVIPGPRGTFDLSFGADGTVLLKEYGRRHVAYGADQDASGRLLIAGRTYEAPPRAWLVRLQRDGTLDTEFTERASDSFESVLASGLNEVHIVAEGALVAGRVRASEDPNNPGELIEPLLVARLAENGSLDPTFGTRGAYINHETDPGFSYSPGYPDYSQAFLVLRENDLVAGVSQNTYRIDAVLSLLPDGRINEEFGEGGYLIGVDPPASSPPLVGQEGIVYWQSGSSLQLLKGDTFAPFESDLSTIEDKIKTLDSRLKDAYFVECDVGPANQILCAGSYEIELEQEQTSRRAWTARILADGKLDPSFGQGGIVLRSTRAATVDVENQGVEILEGGATLLCGFDDAGNGVVTSYLLAQYPDGSPQLPFGDEGKAVIFTYDYRRMVVDRARGQVSLVYSLSAGLRIDRYWL; this is translated from the coding sequence ATGCTTGAGCAACGCCGTAGGGAAGGGTGTGGGTCTGCCTGTGCTACAGTGGTACTGGCGCTATGCTTCTCGACGTCGGGCTGTCCGGGCCCCACGGATTGCACCAATCCCGTACATGCGGAGACGTGCGGCAAGGACAAAGTCGAGTTGGTGTTGACGGTCGCGTCCCCCATTGCGCGCATGCGCTCCGGCGAAGGAGCCAGCATCGCTGTTTCGATCGAGCGCAAGGGCGAGTGGCTGCGAGACGCTACGGTCACATTTAGCGCCGTGGACCTTGTCAATGGTGTGAGCATGGAACCTGTGGCGATTGGTCCCGAGGCCACCGAAACCACGCTTAAGCTGCATGCGGATGGGGTGTTGCCCCAAGGGGTATTCCCCTTTTCAGTACTTGCGCAGCCGTCCGATCACCGCATTCCTCTGGCTGAAGCCCGACTCGAAGCGGTCATCCCGGGGCCACGCGGCACGTTTGATTTGAGCTTCGGCGCGGATGGAACCGTTCTGCTGAAGGAATACGGAAGACGCCATGTCGCATACGGCGCCGATCAGGATGCCAGTGGCCGCCTGCTGATAGCGGGGCGCACGTACGAAGCGCCGCCCCGAGCGTGGCTCGTGCGACTGCAGCGGGACGGGACCCTCGATACCGAATTCACCGAGCGCGCCTCGGACAGCTTCGAGTCCGTTCTTGCAAGCGGTCTTAACGAGGTTCACATTGTGGCTGAAGGTGCCCTTGTCGCAGGCCGGGTAAGAGCATCCGAGGACCCAAACAATCCGGGGGAATTGATCGAGCCGCTCTTGGTCGCGCGACTTGCCGAGAATGGCAGTCTCGACCCGACATTCGGAACGAGAGGGGCCTATATTAATCATGAAACGGACCCCGGCTTCTCCTACTCGCCGGGCTATCCGGACTACAGCCAGGCCTTTTTAGTACTTAGAGAGAACGATCTGGTGGCCGGTGTGAGTCAGAATACGTACCGCATCGACGCGGTCCTTAGTCTCTTGCCCGACGGTCGGATCAACGAAGAGTTTGGAGAGGGCGGCTACCTCATCGGAGTCGACCCGCCGGCCAGCTCACCGCCGCTTGTTGGCCAAGAAGGCATTGTGTATTGGCAAAGCGGTAGCTCACTCCAGCTGTTGAAGGGTGATACCTTCGCCCCGTTTGAATCGGATCTTTCCACCATAGAAGACAAGATCAAGACTCTCGACTCGCGACTCAAGGATGCTTATTTCGTCGAATGCGACGTCGGACCTGCCAATCAAATACTGTGCGCCGGCTCGTACGAGATTGAGCTTGAGCAGGAGCAAACTTCTCGCCGGGCGTGGACGGCGAGGATTCTGGCAGATGGGAAGCTTGACCCCAGCTTTGGGCAGGGCGGCATTGTGTTACGATCCACCAGAGCGGCGACGGTAGATGTGGAAAATCAAGGGGTCGAAATCCTTGAGGGTGGTGCAACCCTGCTGTGTGGTTTTGATGACGCCGGCAATGGCGTCGTGACCTCATATCTATTAGCGCAATATCCCGATGGCAGCCCGCAGCTGCCGTTTGGTGACGAAGGGAAGGCAGTGATTTTTACGTACGATTACCGGCGCATGGTTGTGGACAGGGCGCGCGGTCAGGTCAGTCTAGTCTATTCCCTGAGCGCGGGGCTCCGCATCGATCGCTACTGGCTCTAA
- a CDS encoding imelysin family protein, whose translation MRGSLGILILLSGTAGCSSTDTDSRKEVLASLGQAVILDGYQTFSQDTLALHTASSAFCSAPDENSLEQAQAAWDKARESWKRMEVFAFGPYVKYPDRLGPNIDFWPARGDLIGEVLADDDAITTESMPSRGAARRGLPVLEYLLYAEKDASLDAFSSQDRRCEYLMAASADLNHLALAMLKAWDPAQQGYLKELTEPHSGSMYMNSQEAMSEVVNRMAFSIEDIRRDKLGAPLGDTQIGIAHPESVESFYSGRSLKDIRDVLSTIEVLFSGSEKKNARGLVSLPSLKERKDLIDAFSAKFGQVTGDLDAIDGPLSSAVQEQPAFVERAIKSLGELQTLIHADVMNVLGLSIAFNDTDGD comes from the coding sequence GTGAGGGGCTCGCTAGGGATATTGATTCTTCTGTCCGGTACGGCGGGCTGTTCGAGCACCGACACCGACTCGCGCAAGGAAGTGTTGGCTTCCCTTGGGCAAGCAGTAATTCTCGATGGCTATCAAACTTTTAGCCAAGACACGCTTGCCCTGCACACAGCTTCGTCAGCGTTTTGCAGCGCGCCAGACGAGAACTCCCTCGAACAGGCGCAAGCGGCGTGGGACAAGGCGCGCGAAAGCTGGAAGCGCATGGAAGTCTTCGCGTTCGGACCTTACGTAAAGTACCCGGACCGACTTGGTCCCAACATCGATTTCTGGCCGGCGAGAGGGGATCTCATTGGGGAGGTATTAGCGGATGACGATGCCATAACGACTGAATCCATGCCGAGTCGGGGTGCAGCCAGACGGGGGTTGCCGGTGCTCGAGTACCTCTTGTACGCGGAAAAAGACGCGAGCTTGGACGCGTTCAGCTCCCAGGATAGGCGTTGCGAGTATTTGATGGCAGCCAGCGCTGATCTCAACCACTTGGCTTTGGCGATGTTAAAAGCCTGGGATCCAGCACAACAAGGCTATCTCAAAGAGCTTACCGAACCCCACTCTGGATCGATGTACATGAACTCACAAGAGGCCATGTCAGAGGTCGTAAACCGCATGGCGTTCAGCATTGAAGACATTCGCCGGGACAAACTGGGTGCGCCGCTCGGTGACACTCAGATAGGTATTGCGCATCCTGAAAGCGTCGAGTCGTTTTATAGCGGTCGATCCCTAAAAGACATTCGTGATGTATTATCCACGATCGAGGTGCTGTTTTCTGGTTCGGAGAAAAAGAACGCGCGCGGGCTTGTGAGTTTGCCATCGTTGAAGGAGAGAAAGGACCTCATTGACGCGTTTTCCGCCAAGTTTGGCCAAGTGACTGGGGACCTCGATGCGATTGACGGTCCGCTTTCTTCGGCCGTCCAAGAGCAGCCGGCGTTCGTGGAACGCGCGATAAAGAGCTTGGGAGAGCTCCAAACACTCATTCACGCAGACGTGATGAACGTGCTCGGATTGAGTATCGCCTTTAACGATACCGACGGTGACTGA
- a CDS encoding HTTM domain-containing protein, with translation MTEPRVVLLGIRRWLNVPQDPAGLAAFRVLFGALMCAATVRFWAKGWIYAIYLKPTFHFTYLGFEWVRPWGNVAMYAHFLAMALSAACIALGIKTRLFACGFFLLFTWAELIEKAVYLNHYYLVTLLSLLLIVVPTDHVWAVWPHRASKAEIWPGRWTYGLMRAQIAIVYIFAGFAKLNSDWLFHAQPLRIWLQNYESWPLIGPWVASVPVAYAMSWAGAAFDFSIWLWLSIRRTRRVAYGIAVIFHILIWSMFQVGMFSWIMLAAATLFLDPRWPRTMLAKWAGQQSAKSVGLPAPGSPLGAQFTLCMGFWLFIQCVIPLRFVLYPGHVNWTEQGFRFAWRVMLVEKTGHVEYRVQPRNALRAFRVYPREELEYFQYRMLSTQPDMIHEYALHLAHDYRRKGYGDVSVFADAFVAWNARRSRRIVDPRVDLARQPRSLRPATWIVPL, from the coding sequence GTGACTGAGCCAAGGGTTGTGCTGCTGGGCATCAGACGCTGGCTCAACGTGCCTCAAGATCCGGCAGGTTTGGCCGCATTTCGCGTGCTGTTCGGGGCACTCATGTGCGCAGCTACAGTGAGGTTCTGGGCCAAGGGCTGGATCTATGCCATCTACCTCAAGCCGACCTTTCACTTCACCTACCTGGGCTTCGAATGGGTGAGGCCGTGGGGAAACGTTGCAATGTATGCGCATTTTTTGGCCATGGCTCTCAGCGCGGCATGCATTGCGTTGGGAATAAAGACGCGATTGTTTGCCTGCGGGTTTTTCTTGTTATTCACCTGGGCCGAGCTGATCGAAAAAGCAGTGTATCTCAACCATTACTACTTAGTGACGCTGCTGTCGTTGCTGCTGATCGTCGTCCCGACGGACCACGTGTGGGCGGTATGGCCTCACCGAGCGTCAAAAGCCGAGATATGGCCAGGAAGATGGACGTATGGGTTAATGCGCGCGCAAATCGCCATTGTGTATATCTTTGCAGGTTTCGCCAAGCTCAACAGCGACTGGCTCTTTCACGCACAGCCGCTGCGCATTTGGCTGCAAAACTACGAAAGCTGGCCGTTGATTGGCCCGTGGGTTGCGAGCGTACCTGTTGCATATGCGATGAGCTGGGCAGGAGCGGCCTTTGATTTCAGCATCTGGCTTTGGTTGTCCATCAGAAGGACGCGCCGCGTTGCTTACGGAATAGCCGTCATCTTTCATATCTTGATTTGGAGCATGTTCCAGGTGGGGATGTTCTCGTGGATCATGTTGGCGGCAGCTACGCTGTTTCTTGATCCCCGCTGGCCTCGGACCATGCTCGCCAAATGGGCCGGACAGCAATCCGCGAAGAGCGTAGGCTTGCCTGCGCCAGGCTCACCTCTCGGGGCGCAATTCACACTGTGCATGGGCTTCTGGCTTTTCATACAGTGCGTCATTCCCTTGAGGTTCGTGCTTTACCCCGGTCATGTGAACTGGACCGAGCAAGGATTTCGCTTTGCGTGGCGCGTCATGCTGGTTGAAAAAACCGGCCACGTGGAGTACCGCGTTCAACCTCGCAACGCCTTGCGCGCGTTTCGCGTGTATCCGCGCGAAGAACTTGAATATTTTCAGTATCGGATGCTTTCTACCCAGCCAGACATGATTCATGAATATGCTCTTCATTTGGCGCATGACTACCGGCGCAAGGGATACGGCGATGTGTCCGTGTTTGCCGATGCGTTTGTCGCATGGAATGCGCGGCGATCGCGGCGCATCGTCGATCCCAGGGTGGATTTGGCAAGACAGCCAAGGTCCCTCAGGCCGGCCACCTGGATTGTGCCTCTTTAG
- a CDS encoding transporter yields MTRSVEDHPLLVLFLVAAVGYPLGRIQIAGVRLGVAAVLFAGLAFGAFDPGMKVPEIVMQLGLVLFVYSIGLSNGSTFVHSWGRTGFRNNAMALGVLVIAGLFTTGWRMATGMHLAGAAGMYAGALTNTPALAAILETLRGVGHESLLAEAVLGYTMAYPIGVLGTIGVLILAQKLWKADFQAAGPDTATAGLTNCTVEITNDAVTRRPVSELVRTHGWQVVFGRLSHHGELSLVGDSTTFALGDRVTLIATTDELDGITHLLGVKSDERLDLDRRELDYRRIFVSNPKVAGQSLMRLNLPQVLGAIVTRVRRGDVELLARRDTVLELGDRVRVLARRDRLDAVSTFFGDSYRAVSEIDVLTFSLGIVVGLVIGLVPIPFFGLTLRLGLAGGPLIAGLVLGALYRTGPLHWTLPYSANMTLRQVGLVLFLAGVGTRNGFMFVETLKQGDGLTLLLGGALTTTLVAFMATWIGYRYFKLPFATVAGMVSAIHTQPAVLGFALEQSKNDLPNVGYASVYPTATLVKIILAQAMLALAI; encoded by the coding sequence ATGACTCGCTCCGTGGAAGATCATCCTTTATTGGTGTTGTTTTTGGTGGCTGCGGTGGGCTATCCGCTCGGTCGCATTCAGATAGCAGGCGTGCGATTGGGCGTCGCGGCGGTGCTCTTTGCGGGGCTGGCCTTCGGTGCGTTTGATCCGGGCATGAAGGTGCCCGAGATCGTGATGCAGCTGGGCCTGGTGCTGTTCGTCTATTCCATTGGACTCAGTAACGGCTCGACCTTCGTGCACTCTTGGGGCCGCACCGGTTTTCGCAACAACGCCATGGCCCTTGGTGTGCTGGTGATAGCAGGCTTATTTACCACCGGCTGGCGCATGGCGACAGGAATGCACCTTGCAGGTGCAGCGGGAATGTACGCGGGGGCTCTGACCAACACGCCTGCTCTGGCCGCCATTTTGGAAACCCTACGCGGAGTGGGTCATGAGTCCCTTCTCGCAGAAGCCGTGCTCGGATACACCATGGCGTATCCCATCGGCGTTCTTGGAACGATTGGCGTGTTGATCTTGGCCCAAAAACTTTGGAAAGCCGATTTCCAAGCCGCGGGGCCGGACACCGCTACGGCCGGGTTGACCAACTGCACTGTCGAAATCACCAACGATGCGGTGACTAGAAGGCCCGTCAGCGAGCTCGTGCGCACTCACGGATGGCAGGTCGTTTTTGGTCGCTTGTCTCATCACGGCGAACTGTCCTTGGTGGGCGACAGCACGACATTCGCCTTGGGGGATCGCGTCACGCTGATTGCCACGACCGATGAGCTTGATGGCATCACTCACTTGCTCGGCGTCAAAAGCGATGAGCGCCTCGATCTCGACCGGCGAGAGCTGGATTACCGTCGCATCTTTGTCTCGAATCCCAAAGTCGCCGGGCAAAGTTTGATGCGCCTGAACTTACCCCAGGTGCTTGGCGCTATCGTCACGCGCGTCCGGCGGGGCGATGTGGAGCTCTTGGCGCGACGCGATACCGTGCTTGAGCTGGGGGACCGCGTACGCGTGCTGGCACGCCGCGATCGTTTGGACGCGGTGAGCACCTTTTTTGGTGACTCCTACCGTGCCGTCAGTGAAATCGATGTGCTCACTTTCAGTCTAGGCATTGTCGTGGGTTTGGTGATCGGGCTCGTGCCGATTCCGTTCTTTGGTCTGACGCTACGGCTCGGACTCGCGGGCGGCCCCCTGATTGCCGGTCTTGTGCTCGGTGCCCTTTATCGTACGGGGCCGCTACATTGGACCCTGCCCTACAGCGCCAATATGACGCTGAGGCAGGTGGGGTTGGTGCTTTTTTTGGCAGGCGTCGGGACGCGCAACGGCTTCATGTTCGTCGAGACCTTAAAGCAGGGAGATGGTCTGACGTTGCTCTTGGGGGGTGCTCTCACAACCACGTTGGTGGCATTCATGGCAACTTGGATTGGGTATCGATATTTTAAACTGCCCTTTGCTACAGTGGCCGGGATGGTTTCCGCCATACATACCCAGCCGGCCGTGCTGGGGTTTGCGCTGGAACAATCCAAGAACGATTTGCCCAACGTCGGCTACGCTTCGGTGTACCCCACGGCGACCTTGGTCAAGATCATACTGGCGCAAGCGATGCTGGCCCTCGCTATCTAG
- a CDS encoding TIGR04053 family radical SAM/SPASM domain-containing protein codes for MSSPLPFVPDPQRSPFIAFWETTRACDLACLHCRACAIPVRHPLELSTEEGKRLLLELKEMGCPVVVITGGDAAKRPDLVPLIEYGNSVGLRMALTPSATPLVTADLLKELQDAGLQRVAISLDGAQSVTHDRVRGFLGAYDNGLRLLSEAGNIGLPTQVNTTITPDNVHEMEDIAHLIGAFGVSLWSVFCLVPTGRAEGQIMFDRAQMEEALNRLAAIAEDAPFDIKTTEAQHYRRVLLQRKHRRKIIGAGGIGRVPRGINDGKGVVFVSHIGDVYPSGFLPIACGNVRKERLSDIYREHAIFKTLRDTDKLGGKCGVCEFRHVCGGSRARAYAVTGDMMAEEPTCAYTPSAMLH; via the coding sequence ATGTCCTCTCCCCTGCCCTTTGTCCCTGACCCTCAACGCAGTCCGTTTATCGCGTTTTGGGAAACCACGCGGGCGTGTGATCTGGCTTGCCTGCACTGTCGCGCGTGCGCTATTCCCGTGCGGCATCCGTTGGAACTCAGTACCGAAGAGGGCAAGCGACTGCTTTTGGAACTAAAGGAGATGGGCTGTCCCGTTGTGGTCATCACCGGGGGCGATGCCGCTAAGCGCCCAGATTTGGTCCCGCTCATAGAGTATGGCAACTCAGTTGGTCTTCGCATGGCGTTGACGCCGAGCGCAACACCACTGGTTACCGCTGATCTGCTCAAAGAGCTTCAAGATGCGGGGCTTCAGCGCGTCGCCATCAGTTTGGATGGCGCGCAGTCGGTCACCCACGATCGCGTCCGGGGTTTTTTGGGCGCCTACGACAACGGCCTCAGGCTGCTTTCAGAGGCGGGTAACATAGGATTGCCAACTCAGGTCAATACCACCATCACACCCGACAACGTGCACGAGATGGAAGACATCGCCCACTTGATTGGGGCCTTTGGCGTGTCGCTATGGTCGGTGTTTTGCCTGGTGCCTACTGGACGTGCCGAGGGCCAAATCATGTTCGATCGGGCGCAGATGGAGGAGGCATTAAACCGGCTGGCAGCCATCGCGGAAGATGCCCCTTTTGACATCAAGACCACCGAAGCGCAGCACTACCGACGCGTGCTGCTTCAGCGCAAGCATCGACGCAAGATCATTGGCGCAGGCGGCATCGGACGCGTTCCTCGTGGCATTAACGACGGCAAAGGCGTGGTATTCGTCTCGCACATCGGTGACGTCTACCCAAGCGGCTTTTTGCCCATTGCATGCGGAAATGTGCGCAAGGAGCGCTTGTCAGATATCTACAGGGAACATGCGATTTTTAAAACCCTGCGCGATACCGACAAACTGGGCGGCAAGTGTGGAGTCTGCGAGTTTCGTCATGTCTGCGGCGGTTCGCGCGCTCGCGCCTACGCCGTAACCGGTGACATGATGGCCGAAGAGCCTACATGCGCGTATACCCCGAGCGCGATGCTTCACTGA
- a CDS encoding iron-regulated protein has product MNVIWKTWGVLGIIGLGSVACGDDQPMGAVPDALTREAVVSYANIVHASYADSLSTAEALKTANAALVAQPSEEALTEARDAWLAAREPYLETEVYRFYDGPIDNAEDGPEALMNAWPLDENYIDYVEGDAEAGIINDAEVAIDASTLESLNEQGGERNIATGYHAVEFLLWGQDLSADGPGARPYTDYVVGAGSTASNQERRGEYLSTVSDLLVENLAGLMAAWALDDETNYRAGFINLAPKEGLRRILTGMIILSGFETGGERLQAAVDSGEQEEEHSCFSDNTHRDMIQDIEGVQNVYLGTYDALSGTDISGTGIRDVVADRDEALAQAIADKITESLAKANALQVPFDQEIQSDNTEGRNRVIALVTSLHELERLLQDAFRLFELDVPDDPA; this is encoded by the coding sequence ATGAACGTGATTTGGAAGACATGGGGTGTACTGGGGATCATCGGCTTGGGTTCGGTTGCCTGTGGTGACGATCAGCCGATGGGCGCCGTGCCCGATGCGCTTACGCGAGAGGCGGTCGTCAGCTATGCGAATATCGTGCATGCGAGCTATGCGGATTCCCTGAGCACGGCCGAGGCTTTAAAAACCGCAAATGCGGCACTCGTCGCTCAGCCCAGCGAAGAAGCTTTGACGGAAGCACGGGACGCGTGGTTGGCGGCGCGAGAGCCTTACCTCGAGACAGAAGTCTACCGATTTTACGACGGTCCCATCGACAATGCCGAGGACGGTCCAGAGGCGCTGATGAATGCATGGCCCCTCGACGAAAACTACATTGACTACGTCGAAGGAGACGCTGAGGCGGGCATCATCAACGATGCTGAGGTCGCGATTGATGCCAGCACGCTGGAGTCCCTCAACGAGCAAGGTGGCGAAAGGAACATCGCCACGGGATACCACGCGGTGGAGTTTCTGCTGTGGGGACAAGACCTGAGCGCAGATGGACCAGGTGCACGTCCTTACACCGACTATGTGGTGGGCGCAGGCTCTACGGCATCCAATCAGGAACGCCGCGGGGAGTATTTGAGCACAGTGTCTGATTTGTTGGTTGAAAACTTGGCAGGATTGATGGCCGCATGGGCTTTAGATGACGAAACCAACTACCGTGCTGGCTTTATCAATCTAGCGCCCAAAGAAGGCCTGAGGCGCATTCTCACGGGCATGATCATTTTGAGTGGGTTTGAGACGGGCGGAGAGCGCTTACAGGCGGCGGTGGATTCCGGCGAACAGGAAGAGGAACATTCCTGTTTCAGCGACAATACCCATCGCGACATGATTCAAGACATAGAAGGCGTGCAAAACGTATATCTCGGCACGTATGATGCGCTAAGCGGAACTGACATCTCTGGCACAGGAATCCGTGATGTGGTGGCAGACCGCGACGAAGCACTCGCGCAAGCCATCGCGGACAAGATAACGGAGAGCCTGGCCAAAGCCAATGCGTTGCAAGTGCCCTTTGATCAGGAGATTCAATCCGATAACACGGAGGGCAGAAATCGCGTGATTGCGCTCGTCACTTCCCTTCACGAGCTTGAGAGATTGTTGCAAGATGCCTTCCGACTATTTGAGCTGGATGTTCCGGATGATCCGGCGTAA